One genomic window of Polyodon spathula isolate WHYD16114869_AA chromosome 8, ASM1765450v1, whole genome shotgun sequence includes the following:
- the LOC121319399 gene encoding cas scaffolding protein family member 4-like has product MLGDCPRSLEHRLGDPAIMFKPIAWETLLETFFTKRIKNLLAKALYDNKAECSDELAFRKGDILTVIEQNVAGSEGWWKCSLYGRQGLAPANRLHLLSSSQLDTLSSRGPEVGCLSFCTMENPPSFPALESSSRTNQQNIYQIPSVSRPSGPAYEDMNPVYKVPSLAQMAPRNPSPSLREPSSMALQFSRGSAGSSPQKEVYDVPTLQLRASLTTVSAFQHNTNKNSMFVSASEREKLEQCYEIPGSAESSITSQGNVYAVPPVVCTDSSYDIPVSSMVEAQKRLNGGYSTLPNPRKSEWIYDIPVSPEKQSWKGLGQGSYETMPAKGGVSGRQQTPSAAQTLLYDIPTPSTDPRMRSAHQDSGTSSNVDSRTSRANLYDTPPAGKRHSIPQSCPYDVPPSALEQVSHRRASNRAVVPAGTAPSSFPVLHRGAPCPMYDLPRGSLGREDSLAGGPGRRPVYDIPPPRDCLLESGEEEEGTNSQCSSNASSSSSGSSCDPLPPPPLSSPEPHRAVTLSQEEAVRRLSLLQEGVCQAVSRLMVFVSSRWRAREHLTCHLEEVHSSVEAIAGSLSSFLDFVRDMRGNASRLRDCNLQARLQKQLAIVEDSGVILREAKAALAQAGWELDSLAQDPSQAPPSDSLDRFVMVARTVPEDVKRLVSILNANSKLLFRLTSPVPAPAPVWTKREESRAGKKNGPQGNSPSEDSDYVLLQAKEKAASSAVNLKQHCKLYFGALQKAIVVFITSLVEGQPPEKFITHSKLVIMVGQKLVDTLCKEAHSRGESLDLLCKSNLLCALLKQLAVTTKKAAVHFPDTAALLEAQDFARELAQRAQHFRTLIDL; this is encoded by the exons ATGTTAGGGGATTGTCCGAGGAGCCTGGAGCACAGGCTGGGAGACCCAGCAATCATGTTCAAACCCATTGCATGGGAAACCTTATTGGAGACTTTCTTTACCAAGAGGATCAAG AACCTTCTGGCCAAAGCCCTGTATGACAACAAGGCAGAGTGTTCTGATGAGCTGGCCTTCCGCAAGGGGGACATCCTGACGGTGATCGAGCAGAATGTGGCGGGCAGCGAGGGCTGGTGGAAGTGCTCCCTCTACGGACGCCAGGGGCTAGCACCAGCCAACCGGCTGCACCTGCTGTCCTCCTCGCAGCTGGACACCCTGTCATCGCGGGGCCCCGAGGTAGGGTGCTTGAGCTTCTGCACCATGGAGAACCCCCCGTCCTTCCCTGCGCTGGAGTCCTCCTCCAGGACCAACCAGCAAAACATCTACCAGATTCCGTCTGTGTCGCGGCCGTCAGGGCCCGCCTACGAGGACATGAACCCCGTCTACAAGGTGCCTTCCCTGGCCCAGATGGCCCCCAGgaacccctctccctccctcaggGAGCCCTCCAGCATG GCTCTTCAGTTTTCCAGGGGTTCGGCAGGGTCCAGCCCCCAGAAAGAGGTGTACGATGTCCCCACGCTGCAGCTGCGAGCCTCCCTCACCACG gTCTCAGCATTCCAGCACAACACCAACAAGAACTCCATGTTTGTCTCTGCCAGTGAGCGGGAGAAGCTGGAACAGTGCTACGAGATTCCCGGGAGCGCAGAGTCCAGTATCACCAGCCAGGGAAAT GTTTATGCCGTCCCCCCTGTGGTTTGCACGGACTCCAGTTACGATATCCCCGTCTCATCCATGGTGGAGGCACAGAAGCGTTTGAATGGGGGCTACAGCACCCTGCCAAACCCACGCAAGTCTGAGTGGATCTACGACATTCCCGTCTCCCCGGAGAAACAGAGCTGGAAGGGCTTGGGTCAGGGCTCCTACGAGACAATGCCTGCCAAGGGGGGCGTGTCTGGGAGGCAGCAAACCCCCAGCGCAGCACAGACATTACTCTACGACATCCCCACACCCAGCACAGACCCCAGGATGAGGAGCGCGCACCAGGACAGCGGAACTTCTTCTAATGTGGACTCAAGAACTTCCAGGGCAAACCTGTATGACACCCCCCCTGCAGGGAAACGGCACAGCATCCCACAGTCGTGTCCCTATGATGTACCTCCCTCCGCCCTGGAGCAGGTCTCCCACAGACGGGCCAGCAACCGTGCAGTCGTCCCTGCTGGCACTGCCCCTTCCTCCTTCCCTGTCCTGCACAGGGGGGCTCCCTGCCCTATGTACGACCTGCCGCGGGGCTCCCTGGGGAGAGAGGACAGCCTGGCAGGAGGTCCAGGGCGACGCCCTGTCTACGACATCCCTCCTCCCAGAGACTGCCTCCTGGAGagcggggaggaggaggagggcaccAACAGCCAGTGCAGCAGCAACGCCTCCAGCTCTTCAAGCGGCTCCTCCTGCGACCCCCTGCCTCCACCGCCACTCTCCTCCCCGGAGCCCCATAGAGCGGTGACCCTCAGCCAGGAGGAGGCTGTCCGGAGGTTGTCTCTGCTGCAGGAGGGGGTGTGCCAGGCCGTGTCCCGGCTCATGGTGTTTGTCAGCAGCCGGTGGCGGGCCCGAGAGCACCTGACCTGTCACCTGGAAGAGGTCCACTCCTCAGTGGAGGCCATCGCCGGCTCGCTCAGCTCTTTCCTGGATTTCGTCAGGGATATGAGGGGAAATGCCAGCCGTCTGCGAGACTGCAACCTCCAGGCACGGCTCCAAAAGCAGCTGGCCATCGTTGAGGACTCGGGGGTGATCCTGCGGGAGGCAAAGGCGGCGCTGGCACAGGCTGGGTGGGAGCTGGACTCCCTGGCTCAGGACCCCAGCCAGGCCCCGCCGTCGGACAGCCTGGACCGTTTCGTGATGGTGGCCCGCACTGTGCCCGAGGACGTCAAGCGCCTGGTGTCCATCCTCAACGCCAACAGCAAGCTGCTCTTCAGGCTGACGTCCCCCGTCCCTGCCCCAGCCCCTGTCTGGACAAAGAGGGAGGAGTCTCGAGCAGGGAAGAAGAACGGTCCCCAGGGCAACAGCCCCTCAGAGGACAGCGACTACGTCCTGCTACAG gctaAGGAGAAAGCTGCATCCTCAGCCGTGAATCTCAAGCAGCACTGCAAGCTGTACTTCGGGGCGCTGCAGAAAGCCATCGTGGTCTTCATCACCAGCCTCGTGGAGGGCCAGCCCCCGGAGAAGTTCATCACCCACAGCAAGCTGGTGATCATGGTAGGACAGAAGCTGGTGGACACCCTGTGCAAAGAGGCGCACAGCCGCGGGGAGAGCCTGGACCTGCTCTGCAAAAGCAATCTGCTGTGCGCCCTCCTCAAGCAGCTCGCTGTGACAACCAAGAAGGCAGCCGTGCACTTCCCTGACACGGCGGCGCTGCTGGAGGCACAGGACTTCGCCAGGGAGCTGGCACAGAGGGCACAGCACTTTCGGACGCTGATAGACCTCTGA
- the LOC121319400 gene encoding cleavage stimulation factor subunit 1-like yields the protein MYRPKATLRDRQHLYRLIISQLLYDGYTNIANCLIGEVKPPTVVSPSEQLLQLAKLGMENDDTAVQYAIGRSDTVAPGTGIDLEYDADMQTMSPEASEYETCYVTSHKGPCRVATYSRDGQLIATGSADASIKILDTERMLAKSAMPIEVMMNETAQQNMENHPVIRTLYDHVDEVTCLAFHPTEQILASGSRDYTLKLFDYSKPSAKRAFKYVQEAEMLRSISFHPSGDFLLVGTQHPTLRLYDVNTFQCYVSCNPRDQHTDTISGVSYNPSANSYVTCSKDGSIKLWDGVSNRCVVTFDKAHDGAEVCSAVFSKNSKYILSSGKDSVAKLWEISTGRPLVKYTGAGLSGRQMHRTQAVFNHTEDYVLLPDERTISLCCWESRSAERKNLLSLGHNNIVRCIVHSPTNPGFMTCSDDFRARFWYRRTTTD from the exons ATGTACCGACCAAAGGCCACGCTCAGAGACCGGCAGCATCTCTACAGACTCATAATCAGCCAGCTGCTATACGATGGCTACACCAACATTGCCAACTGCCTCATCGGAGAGGTGAAGCCCCCAACTGTGGTCTCGCCATCTGAGCAGCTGCTGCAACTCGCCAAACTGG ggatGGAAAACGACGACACCGCGGTGCAGTATGCAATCGGGCGCTCGGACACAGTGGCTCCCGGTACTGGGATTGACCTGGAATATGACGCTGATATGCAGACCATGTCCCCTGAAGCCTCGGAGTATGAGACCTGCTACGTCACCTCCCACAAGGGGCCCTGCCGCGTGGCAACCTACAGCCGAGATGGGCAGCTCATTGCCACCGGCTCAGCAGACGCCTCCATCAAAATCCTGGACACGGAGCGCATGCTGGCCAAGAGTGCTATGCCCATTGAG GTTATGATGAATGAGACTGCCCAGCAGAACATGGAGAACCATCCTGTCATCCGCACGCTGTACGATCACGTGGACGAGGTCACCTGCCTGGCTTTCCACCCCACTGAGCAGATCCTGGCATCAGGGTCCCGCGACTACACACTCAAACTCTTCGACTACTCCAAGCCCTCTGCCAAGAGAGCCTTTAAATACGTACAG GAAGCAGAAATGCTGCGTTCCATCTCCTTCCACCCTTCGGGGGACTTCTTGCTGGTGGGCACGCAGCATCCGACCCTTCGCCTGTACGACGTCAACACCTTCCAGTGCTACGTGTCATGCAACCCTCGCGACCAGCACACCGACACCATCTCGGGCGTCAGCTACAACCCGAGTGCCAACAGCTACGTCACCTGCAGCAAGGATGGCAGCATCAAGCTGTGGGATGGCGTGTCGAACCGCTGCGTGGTCACCTTCGACAAGGCGCATGACGGGGCAGAGGTCTGCTCGGCTGTCTTCTCCAAGAACTCCAAGTACATCCTGTCCAGCGGCAAGGACTCCGTGGCCAAGCTGTGGGAGATCTCCACGGGCCGCCCTCTCGTCAAGTACACGG GCGCTGGTTTGAGCGGTCGGCAGATGCACCGCACCCAGGCGGTGTTTAACCACACTGAGGATTACGTGCTGCTGCCGGACGAGAGAACCATCAGTCTTTGCTGCTGGGAGTCTCGTTCGGCTGAGAGGAAGAACCTTCTCTCCCTGGGACACAACAACATTGTGCGATGCATCGTCCACTCGCCCACCAACCCCGGCTTCATGACCTGCAGTGACGACTTCCGTGCGCGCTTCTGGTACCGCAGGACCACCACGGACTGA
- the LOC121320194 gene encoding androgen-dependent TFPI-regulating protein-like has translation IGPSSVLFPHRFAGHHPGSAGIPSGILCGPVLSFWLLYAHDRELVYPKPLDDIIPQWLNHAMHTGILPLLLVELYIIPHHFTSQRNGILGLTLLKTLLSY, from the exons ATTGGTCCGTCCTCTGTCCTCTTTCCTCACCGATTTGCGGGACACCATCCTGGCAGTGCTGGCATTCCCAGTGGGATCC TTTGTGGTCCTGTCCTGTCCTTCTGGCTGCTCTATGCCCATGACCGGGAGCTGGTTTATCCCAAACCCCTTGACGACATCATCCCGCAGTGGTTAAATCATGCCATG CACACTGGAATCCTGCCCTTGCTCCTTGTAGAGCTCTACATCATACCTCATCACTTCACTAGCCAGAGGAATGGCATCCTGGGACTGACCTTGTT AAAGACCCTGTTGTCCTATTAG